ccctccctccctccctccctcccgctaTCCTGTCACTAGTCGCCTTGCAGGGAAACTGAAAATGAATGTGCCATTGGAAAGGCCTGGGCGGGGCCAGTAGGAACTAGAGTTTCCTGTTCCCATCTTGGAGGCTGCTCCCAGGACCTCCGCAATGGAGGACCTAACCACAGGACCCAGGAGATCCCAACCCCCAGGCCCCACCGTGGCCCCTGGAGATGGCTTGTTCCCTCGCTCCCTGATCCCATCCTGAGTCACCCCTTCTGTTCTAGGCCCAGAATAAAGTTAGGGATTTCAAAGTGGTGGCCCCACATTTTTGTCTTAAGCTCTTCCTGGGAGTTGTGATTATAGTGCAAATTGCGGGGGACACGGATGGAGCGGGGGATGATGAACTAGGTGACCTGAGCTGATCTGGGGGAGAAGCCTGGAAAGGGTAGGGAGGGGCTTTCAGAGCAGAGGTGACAGGACttgcaaatcacagggtgtgacAGGACTCAGCCTGGGGAAGGGGATGGTGGGGATTATTCTATGGGATCGGCTGGTGACAAAGCCTGGGGAGTGGGCAGCCCTGGGAGGGCTGTGAGCTGAGGAGGGGCAAGGCCAGCTCTAGGAGTGGGGACAGAtatggaggaggccaggaggcagAGGCCAGGCTCCAGAGGGGAGAGGATGAGGCCAGGCCTGGGATAGAGAGAAATGGACCAGTCGGGGAGAGTTTAAAAGAAATTATCGGCAGATATTGGTGGCCCCACTTTTCTGAGGGACCCAGAGGCCGGATTCCTCTTTTGAAGTTGGGGCTCCTTTCTCTTCTGTATCCTACTGCGAGCCCCCAAGGGATAACCCCCAggggactgggatggaggaaagCACCAAGCCCCTCCTCTCACCCCTCCCTCCACGGCTGGCCTTAAGTGCCTGGTGCAGCTATGGGGACTGAGGGCAGATAAGGAGATGGACTTCCTGACCTCAGGGGACTAGAGGAAAGGCAAGCTCCTCCCACTTACCAGAAGCGGCACAGCCTTAGACTCCAGCTGTGGACATTCCCCAAGCTTTCCTCACAAATGTCTGGTGAGCTGCTTTCTGGGTACATGCCCCCGCCCCCCACGGGCTCTccgccctcttcctcctctccatgCAGCCTCAGTCAAGGTCAAGGGGTCAAGGTCTGGAGGCACTTCCCTTGCAGGCTAGATGCCTCAGCAGTGGTCCATCCCTCTTCCTGGGTAAGGAGGGAGGGAACAACCAAGGAGGCGGAGACACATTGTTCTAGAACattctgtgtttctttttacCCAAACAAAACTAGCCCTATTCTCTGTCTTCTGtaaacaaatttcaaaggaaCATTTAGGGCCCCACCATGCCAGCCCAGAGATTAAGAGGTTTGATTGTAAAGGTGTGTTCTTCCAATTTTCACCTACTAGATGCTGGGAAATagacaccaaaaaaaacaaaaaagaaaagagggatgTGGGGAAATGAGAAACAGGGAGATGTTGGCAGAGACTcaatgagagagggagaaaaaaacagatgGAGCTAGACAGGCACCAGACGGAGGTGAGACCTGATTCCTTCTGTCGCTATTTCCTGGGCATCTGCTCTGTGCCGGAACATGACGACACTGTCCCTCCCTTCACAGAGCTGTGTGTGTAGTAGGAGACCAGGACTCTCCCAGAGATCCCCAAAGGGactgatggggagagagagggaattgGGACAGAGCAGGGGCCACAGATGGGACCCAGCAGAGATAGATCCCTCCTGCCTGCCttattctttctccctctctctttctgtctctcactGTCTCTATCTCTCCTCTTGTCTTTCTATTCCtatctctgtccctgtctctctttcCCTGCCTCTATCTTTCTCACTCTATCTCAGtctctgtttgtctgtctgtctgtctctctctgtctggttcTGTCCCtgtctttttctccatttctttctgtctctccatttccctctctctctctttttctgtctcttttcccgtctctcccttccttccatcccttactctctcccttccttccctccacccTTCTGCCTTCCCATAAGCATTTCCCTTGGCACacaccccctcccctgtcccaTGTCCTGTGCTTGGCAAATTCAGAAGCCAAACAGAGAAGTCCTTGCCTTTCAAGTGCCCACAGTCTAGTTGGAGAAAGGATTCAACACACACCCTggagctctccctcctcccaccttggCGCTCTCTCTTCCTTGTCCCAGCTTCCTCCTGCTTCCCAGTCCCCAAAGCTGTCCTCTCTCCCCAGAGTTGGGCGGGTCCGAGGATCTGGATAGCAGCACAGTGATACTTTCCATCTCTCCCTCAGTAGATCTTACTCACTTTTTATTCTCAGGGCCGAATTCACTCTGCTCATGGATTTCTCTGGTTCATTAAGATATGGCTTAGCATAGCTgcagagcgcgtgcactgaaCCACCGTGCAGTGTCCTCTCTGAGTCACCGTGTGAAGTCCATTCCATGCAGGGCTTAGTGAATGGATACTGCCTTTTCACTGGCAATGAGGAAAGGGCCTTATCTGGAACTTGTGGACCGTAAGACAGAGAATCTCTTGAACATCAGCTGAGCTGTGGAATGAACCTTATTCAGCAAACCCAGCCTCCCTGGCTCCTTTCATTCAAGTTGAAGGGCGCTAGAGGAGGTTGTACCACCCAGGTGTCCGTTTCTGGTTGGCCTCAATACCTGGCGATGACCCAAGGGGCCCAGACCCCCAGCTGAGTTGGTTCAATTCAAATCCAGGCACCTAGTTGACAAGCCTGATTTTCTTCTGGAAAGATAACTCTCACGCAATCTTAATGGGCTCTGAAGGTTTCAGTGACTCATAAATCAAAAGCAGGGATATTGCTATGTTAGGTCCTGTGCCAACTTTTATTATTCATAATTAACCCTAAAGGACCACACCTGCATAGCTTCTCTCACCTTCCCAGGTTCAACCAGGTCACACCCTGCTTGATTTGGCCCTAGTGTTCTCTTTTAAAGGCCTCTTGGTTCAACACTTTGACCAGGAACACAAGCCATACACTAAATCCACCGGAAGTCTTTCACCTCTAAGCCACTTTGCGCAGAGTCTCCAGGATATGCTGCAATTAAAGTCTGCCCACGAGGCAGAGCTTTGAAGAGTGGGTGGGaacctcacattcacagggaaggCAGTGAGAAGTCTTGAGAGGAGCTGAGAGAGCAGAAGGCCTTCATTCCTTTGACTCCTCTCAGATACCCCCATTTCCGTCTCTCAGAGTCCGGTCTTGATCAGTCAGTGGCCAAACCTGGCCTCTGATGTGGCAGCATGGTTCAGATGTTGGTCCAGCCTGGACTGCAGAACGGTACAGCCCATCAATCATTTCTGGATATCATCTTTAGCAATAATAAAGTGTTCGGCGTGATGGTGCTTAAGTAATGATTGTTCTGCTTTTCCCTCCTGGTTTCTAGCCACATAATGGAAAGTCAGAACCAGTtcatttcctgctttcctttACTTACAGCCGCTTTGCTTATGCTCAGTAACCATATCTTCAAAGCCTCATCCTTTCAGGGCGTTTGATTTGTCCTAAGGGATCCCAGGCAACAGCTTAATTAACTGCTTCACTCCACAAACCACTGGTTCAAGTTTTATGTCCCGGGGGGGATTCCTCACTGCCCTCTACCTCCTATGATACCAAAGTTCTCGGAAGGTCTGTGCTTGGCAACCTCCCCACTCCTGGAACTAATTTCTGTTGTGACCAGGGTTGAAAAGAACAAGTTGTATATTTGTTCCCACATGAGGGGATTTTCTGGGATTTCTTGGTCAGTAACTGAAGTTCCCTTGAGGTCTCTCCACATCTCTTCAGATAACTTTTGGTTCCTGGCTCCCTCTGCTCAGTCTGCATCTGACATGTCCCCACCACTCCAATCCCTACTCTCTCTTTCAGCATTACCTACTGTGGTCTCATAGAAtggtatttggtctttgtccccagttcctggcacatagttccTAAAATCTTTGGCATTTCCTGAGTGATCTGGGTAATAGGAGTGTCTTTCTCTTGGCAGGCCTCtaaatagcttcaggatgggagcTGGTCACGGGCAAGGCCAAGGCCGAGCTTTGATTAGAAGATGGTAATGTTTAGCCCCACCCCACAacctgtggggaggggagagagactggAGATTGCGTTAATtgccagtggccaatgatttaatcagtcacGCTTACATAATGAAAACTCCATAAAACCCTAAACAGCAGGGCTCAGAGAGCCTCTGAGTTGGCAAAGACATCCATGAGCCAGGAGGTTGGCGCACCCCAACTCCACCGAGTCCCTGTGCTCAGGACCCTACTGGGCCTTGCCCTGTATATCTCTTCTTCTGGCTATTAGTTTGTCTCCTTTACAATAAACAGGTAAATGTAAGTAAAGTgccttcctgagttctgtgagccatccTAGCAAactatcaaacctgaggagggggtcatgagAACCCCTGATTTATAGCTGGTCCATCAGAAGTACGAGTGGCCCAGGACTTGTGACGGGTGTCTGAAGTTGGGGGCAGTCTCGTGGAATTGAACcctttaacttgtgggatctgataTTAACTCCAGATAGAGactgtcagaattgaattgaattgttggacacccagttggtatcaggaggaaaaaaaaaaaaatctctcatctGCCAGTTGCTTTCTGAGCCTTTTAGTAAAAATACTCAAGAAAGAGAATTGGCCAACTCATCTTTTAGAGCCAGCCTACATTTGTCATAAGCCACAGCCAATGAATGGAGAATCCATCGTGGACTCAGGTGTCTGTCTCAAGTTCAGTTGTCTGTGGCCGGGAGGGTAGACAGGTCAAGTAGTGGAGTTCTTGATGAGTGGGGCAATTTCCCTTCAAAGGGGGTAGAGATAGGCAGGGTATGCAAAGATGGACATCTCTAGAAACTGGATCCCCAGTAAATAGTAGGTTCATACACTTGTACTCACCATATAGAGACACCCATGTATGTACACTCATAAACACCCACATTAAAACAtacaatgtatatacatataacgtATGCACACTcacttatatacacacacatacacacatgccatGTGTTCACAACCACCTGCACACTATATATATAGTACACGCCCATATATGTACACAGTATATACACCTCCATACAATACAATGTACACATGTCCATTTGCATGCACACAAtttcacacacactcatatatgtACACAATATGTAGATactcatatgcacacacacactatatatatatatatatacacacacccataTATACTCACACAAAGCACATGCCATGTGtgcacacagacaatgcatacATATCTACATGTGTAAACACGCATATATGAGCCCAATGTAAACACACTCACATAGCACACACTCTAGAGACATACCTGCATACACAGACCTGAGTATTCACattcatttacacacacacacaaagtaaactCACACCCACAGACACCCACACAATGTTTGCACACACAACTATGCCACCACGTGCCTGCACACCCCAGGGCCTCCATGCCCCAGCTAACGTCCCCTGCTTTCCCTCCCCCGACAGCCATGCTCAGCACTCAGGCGCCTTTCTTCTTCCCCATGGGCCACTTCATCCTCTTTGTCTTCGTGGCTTCCACCATATTTCACCTTCAGCAGCGGCTAGCAAAGATTCAGCCCACGTGGGAGTTGGTGCCGGCGAGGACAACATCTCGACACGAGCCATTGGAGACAATGGAGAACACCACCGGGAGCCAGCAGCCCAGGGGTATGTGGACGATCAACGCAATAGGGCGCCTGGGGAACCAGATGGGCGAGTACGCCACCCTGTACGCCCTGGCCAAGATGAACGGGCGGCCGGCCTTCATCCCGGCCCAGATGCACAACACCCTAGCCCCCATCTTCAGGATCACCCTCCCCGTCCTGCACGGCTCCACGGCCAGCAAGATCCCGTGGCGGAACTACCACCTGAACGACTGGATGGAGGAGGAGTACCGCCACATTCCCGGGGAGTACGTGCGCCTCACCGGCTACCCCTGCTCCTGGACCTTCTACCACCACCTCCGAGACGAGATCCTCCGGGAGTTCACCCTGCACGACCACGTGCGCCAGGAGGCCCAGACGTTTCTGCGGGGTCTGCAGGTGAATGGCAGCCGGCCAAGCACCTTCGTGGGGGTCCACGTGCGCCGGGGGGACTACGTCCGCGTCATGCCGCGGGTGTGGAAGGGCGTGGTGGCCGACCGGCGATACCTAGAGCAGGCCCTGGACTGGTTCCGGGCCCGCTACAGCTCCCCCGTCTTTGTGGTCACCAGCAATGGCATGGCCTGGTGTCGGGAGAACATAGATGCCTCTCGTGGTGATGTGATCTTTGCTGGCAATGGCAACGAGGGCTCACCCGCCCAGGACTTTGCGTTGCTGACACAGTGTAACCACACCATCATGACCATTGGGACGTTCGGGATCTGGGCCGCCTACCTCGCCGGTGGAGAGACCATCTACCTGGCCAATTACaccctcccagactctcccttccTCAAAGTCTTTAAACCAGAGGCAGCCTTCCTGCCCAAGTGGATTGGGATCGCAGCAGACCTGTCCCCACTACTcaagcactgatgttagctcatcTTTggcatccccttctccttttctaGCTCCCCCAAGATCAGTTCCAAGGCATGAGGAGCACATTGTTACATGCACCAGGACCCTTTCCTCTTGAATCAGAATGCTTTGGGCTGCAAGTAACTGAAGGCCCAACTAACTTGTTTAAATAACATATTCATGTGGCTCGCACAAGACCAAAGGTGGCAGATGTCCAGTGTTAGTTAATTCAGCAGCTCAACAATGTCACCAGTGACCCCAATTCCATCCATCTTCTTGAGCTGCCATCATCTCCTCTTAGACCAGCTCCCTCATGGTCCCAAGAAGGCTACCACATACCCAGGTGTCACATGCAGACAACCCTTCCCAAGGCAGCAAAAAGAGGTTCATTCTTATCTTAGGTCCCTTTTGAAGAGTGAGGGAAAACTTCTAAAGCCTTCCAGCAACTGCCCCCCATGTCTCATTGACTGGAAGTGTGTCACGTACCCACGTGACCCATTACAAGGCAAGGTGAATGAGACCCTGGGATTGGCTAAGCCTCAGATCAATAAATCTTTGCCTCCTGCACCTGGGGGGTTGATCAGCCTCCTCTGAAGGACATGGCAGCTTGCAGAAAGAAAATTGATGTACTCTtaccaaggaagaagggaagaatggCTGCAGATCACAAAGCAGCGAAGCCCTGAATAGTTGTGCAGGTCCTTCACTACACAGCGGCTGTTGGCCAAGGAGGCAAGTGGGGCTTAAATAGAGCCCACAGTCTACTTTCCAAGCCATGTGCCCTTGGAACTGTGTCCATCCAGAGGGCTCACCTTTTTCTAGTTAGTCCGTCCAGAGAGACCTTTCGTCCAGTTTTCACAAGAGCACCATATTGGCTAGTAGCTGGTGTGTGTCCAACCCTGTATGCCCCACCTCTGCAACCCTGGCTTCCTAGGGCCTAGGATGATTATTGTGGAGAACTCAGAGACCAGCATGGCTCAGTGAACTTGAGGAGAGTCCATTCATTCTTTTAGTAAATGTTTGTGGTGCTGAACCTAACAGACAGGATCCTCG
This genomic window from Diceros bicornis minor isolate mBicDic1 chromosome 34, mDicBic1.mat.cur, whole genome shotgun sequence contains:
- the LOC131397112 gene encoding galactoside alpha-(1,2)-fucosyltransferase 2, which translates into the protein MLSTQAPFFFPMGHFILFVFVASTIFHLQQRLAKIQPTWELVPARTTSRHEPLETMENTTGSQQPRGMWTINAIGRLGNQMGEYATLYALAKMNGRPAFIPAQMHNTLAPIFRITLPVLHGSTASKIPWRNYHLNDWMEEEYRHIPGEYVRLTGYPCSWTFYHHLRDEILREFTLHDHVRQEAQTFLRGLQVNGSRPSTFVGVHVRRGDYVRVMPRVWKGVVADRRYLEQALDWFRARYSSPVFVVTSNGMAWCRENIDASRGDVIFAGNGNEGSPAQDFALLTQCNHTIMTIGTFGIWAAYLAGGETIYLANYTLPDSPFLKVFKPEAAFLPKWIGIAADLSPLLKH